In Cydia splendana chromosome 26, ilCydSple1.2, whole genome shotgun sequence, the following are encoded in one genomic region:
- the LOC134803582 gene encoding uncharacterized protein LOC134803582, whose amino-acid sequence MELTNQCHCCLQRPPAKDLCTPYTRFGITEIYSVMIEECFVINLTSCDDGKSGICEVCLGRLREACLFKLQVQHCQAELQMGFERKLSVKDEEALDELSSYGAYSDSPEPSLSSDEEPLGPSCKDEPRDEHLLLSLPGGEYRVGPEPLSSRVIQQLSLGCSVRLERLRDPAKPCPVTSHREPSPARSVQDEPGHTAAEEQACKSDVKSSIKPEPCDDDVGDEQLLDASFVKSPMKSEPNDAVGDEQLLDASSVAVEFPPAQPDARASRAELERRHASAPARATPVTSHEPTPATSVTSHEPTPATSVTSHEPTPATSNLPTKVLKQNSPQTT is encoded by the exons ATGGAATTGACAAACCAGTGCCACTGCTGCCTGCAGCGGCCTCCGGCGAAAGATTTGTGTACACCGTACACGCGTTTCGGCATAACGGAAATATACTCGGTCATGATTGAAGAATGCTTTGTAATCAAT CTAACATCATGTGACGATGGCAAGAGTGGTATCTGCGAGGTGTGTCTGGGGCGGCTGCGGGAGGCGTGCCTCTTCAAGTTGCAGGTGCAGCACTGCCAGGCCGAGCTGCAAATGGGATTCGAGAGAAAACTGAGTGTCAAAG ACGAAGAAGCCTTAGATGAACTATCTTCATATGGCGCGTACAGCGACTCTCCCGAGCCTTCTTTAT CTTCAGACGAGGAGCCCCTGGGTCCGTCGTGTAAAGATGAGCCGCGGGACGAACATCTGTTAC TGTCTTTACCCGGCGGCGAGTACAGAGTTGGGCCAGAGCCTCTGTCCTCGCGCGTCATTCAGCAGCTTTCGCTAGGGTGCTCCGTGAGGCTCGAGCGCCTCCGCGACCCTGCCAAGCCGTGTCCCGTGACGTcacaccgcgagccgagccccgcGAGGAGTGTGCAGGACGAGCCCGGTCACACCGCCGCCGAGGAACAAGCCTGCAAGTCGG ATGTAAAATCATCGATTAAACCAGAGCCTTGTGATGACGACGTGGGAGATGAGCAGCTGCTAGATGCGTCAT TTGTAAAATCACCGATGAAATCAGAGCCTAATGATGCCGTGGGAGATGAGCAGCTGCTTGATGCGTCAT CGGTGGCTGTAGAGTTTCCGCCGGCGCAGCCTGACGCccgcgcgagccgagccgagCTCGAGCGTCGCCACGCCTCGGCGCCCGCGCGGGCGACTCCCGTGACGTCACACGAGCCGACTCCAGCGACGAGTGTGACGTCACACGAGCCGACTCCAGCGACGAGTGTGACGTCACACGAGCCGACTCCAGCGACGAGT AATCTGCCCACAAAAGTTCTCAAACAAAACTCTCCGCAAACAACATGA
- the LOC134803120 gene encoding putative zinc finger protein 66, with the protein MELYICDMCNMKFRVKSVLIRHIYNIHMKINALCKVCNKIFDKAYLKKHQRLHTGDKPYKCKVCGKKFALVEYLRLHKRVHTGENPYKCEECNKQFKYRSGLNRHIKKHTGDKRYRCDECGKRFIQKSTLTEHKRVHTGEKLYKCDECDMLFGYRKTLKKHKIIHVRGDIYSCNFCDEKFPQIILLNKHKNKHVGEKAYGCEECDKRFKRKDLLDLHKITHKGDRPYTCDKCGKQFKRKHNLYQHEKNHAEKSHSCNECNKKFTHKHQLEAHVRTHTKEKAFVCEKCGARFAQNYILQKHKKKHSEKIPVTARKITKS; encoded by the coding sequence ATGGAACTATACATTTGCGATATGTGTAATATGAAATTCAGGGTGAAATCAGTTTTAATCAGACATATTTATAACATACATATGAAGATAAATGCCTTGTGCAAAGTTTGCaacaaaatttttgacaaagCGTACTTAAAGAAACATCAAAGACTTCACACTGGTGACAAACCATACAAATGTAAGGTATGTGGTAAGAAATTTGCACTTGTTGAATATTTACGTTTACACAAAAGAGTTCACACTGGTGAAAACCCATACAAGTGTGAAGAATGTAACAAACAATTCAAATATAGAAGTGGGCTTAACAGGCACATAAAAAAGCACACTGGAGACAAAAGATATAGGTGTGATGAATGCGGCAAACGTTTTATACAAAAGAGCACTTTAACTGAACACAAAAGAGTTCACACAGGTGAGAAATTATATAAGTGTGATGAATGTGACATGTTATTTGGATATaggaaaactttaaaaaaacataaaataattcatGTTCGAGGTGATATTTACAGCTGCAACTTTTGCGATGAGAAATTTCCACAAATAATActtttaaataaacataaaaataagcACGTCGGAGAGAAAGCGTACGGCTGCGAAGAATGTGACAAGAGATTTAAAAGAAAAGATCTATTAGATTTGCATAAAATAACGCACAAAGGAGACAGACCATACACCTGTGACAAGTGTGGCAAGCAATTTAAacgaaaacataatttatatcaaCATGAAAAAAATCACGCAGAAAAATCTCACAGTTGTAATGAATGTAACAAGAAATTCACACACAAGCATCAGTTAGAAGCTCATGTTAGAACTCACACTAAAGAAAAAGCATTTGTTTGTGAAAAATGTGGCGCGCGATTCgctcaaaattatattttacagaaacataaaaaaaaacattctgaGAAGATACCCGTGACTGCGAGGAAAATAACTAAgagttaa
- the LOC134803583 gene encoding zinc finger protein 70-like encodes MTWNSDEEALKDEPPEDGACSESPEPSLPSDEEPMEPLPEDEPQDHYLLHVSATSGGEYGVSTAPLSSRAMQQLALACSVRLERLRHSPRASQACPVTSHREPSPASSVQDVTSHREPSPAGSVRDVTSHSEPSLAGSVQDVTSHREPSPAGSVQDVTSHREPSPASSVQDVTSHREPSPASSVQDEPGDTPAEEQAYMSDVESSIKSEPDDDEVGGEQLLDTSSVEVPLAPRDSAPVQARPVTSRQKPTPARSVTLPVTSRQKPTPARTYLKKHQRLHTGDKPYKCTVCDKKFALVSYLKLHQTVHTGEKRHKCEECNKQFRDKSGLNKHKKIHTGDKRYSCEQCGKRFIQKSALISHKRVHTGEKLYKCEECNELFRRRNSLNNHKKIHARGDIYSCNVCDEKFPLKKLLDKHKKEHIGEKAFRCEECNKRFKIQSHLVIHKITHTGDRAYVCDKCGKQFKRKGNLDQHKKNHAE; translated from the exons atgacttggaactccg ACGAGGAAGCCTTAAAAGATGAACCACCTGAAGATGGCGCGTGCAGCGAGTCTCCCGAGCCTTCCTTAC CTTCAGACGAGGAGCCCATGGAGCCGCTGCCTGAAGATGAGCCGCAAGACCATTATCTGTTAC ATGTTTCAGCGACTTCAGGCGGCGAGTACGGAGTTAGCACGGCGCCTCTGTCCTCGCGCGCCATGCAGCAGCTCGCGCTGGCGTGCTCCGTGAGGCTCGAGCGCCTCCGCCACTCCCCGCGCGCGAGCCAGGCGTGTCCCGTGACGTcacaccgcgagccgagccccgcCAGCAGTGTGCAGGACGTGACGTCACATCGCGAGCCGAGCCCCGCCGGTAGTGTGCGGGACGTGACGTCACACAGCGAGCCGAGCCTCGCCGGCAGTGTGCaggacgtgacgtcacaccgcgagccgagccccgcCGGCAGTGTGCAGGACGTGACGTCACATCGCGAACCGAGCCCCGCCAGCAGTGTGCaggacgtgacgtcacaccgcgagccgagccccgcCAGCAGTGTGCAGGACGAGCCCGGTGACACACCCGCCGAGGAACAAGCCTACATGTCCG atGTAGAATCATCGATTAAATCAGAGCCTGATGATGACGAAGTGGGAGGTGAACAGCTGCTTGATACGTCAT CTGTTGAGGTCCCGTTGGCGCCGCGTGACTCGGCGCCCGTGCAGGCGCGTCCTGTGACGTCACGCCAAAAGCCGACGCCGGCGAGGAGTGTGACGttgcctgtgacgtcacgcCAAAAGCCGACGCCGGCGAGGA CGTACTTAAAGAAACATCAAAGACTTCACACTGGTGACAAACCATACAAATGTACGGTATGTGATAAGAAATTTGCActtgtttcatatttaaaattACACCAAACTGTTCACACTGGTGAGAAACGACACAAGTGTGAAGAATGTAACAAACAATTCAGAGATAAAAGTGGGTtaaacaaacacaaaaaaattcaCACCGGCGACAAAAGATATAGCTGTGAACAATGCGGCAAACGTTTTATACAAAAGAGCGCTTTAATTTCACACAAAAGAGTTCACACAGGTGAGAAATTATATAAGTGTGAGGAATGTAACGAATTATTTCGAAGGAGAAACTCTTTaaataatcataaaaaaattcaTGCTCGAGGTGATATTTACAGCTGCAACGTTTGCGATGAGAAATTTCCACTAAAAAAACTTTTAGATAAACATAAAAAGGAGCACATTGGAGAAAAAGCTTTCCGCTGCGAAGAATGTAACAAGAGATTTAAGATACAAAGTCATTTAGTTATCCATAAAATAACTCACACTGGAGATAGAGCATACGTCTGTGACAAGTGTGGTAAGCAATttaaaagaaaaggtaatttAGATCAACATAAAAAGAATCACGCAGAATAA